The following is a genomic window from Chaetodon trifascialis isolate fChaTrf1 chromosome 13, fChaTrf1.hap1, whole genome shotgun sequence.
AAAAGTCAGGTGTCAGCAGCCTTTAAGGTGCGGAAGTGCAGAAAGTTTGTCGACTTTTCCCAAAGCGGCGGCGTTTTCGACCCCTTTGAGCCACTCTTTACATTTCCTCACAACAGTCTCATCCACGtctccatcctcttcttcataCTCCACGTCGTCGTACTTGTATTGATCATTCAAAAGAGATATTTTAACGATGGCGGTGATGTCCTGCTCGGCGCTCTCCGCTTTGGCGACAGGAGCGCACCCCTTGGATCCGCCGTGCGCTTTCTTGGATGGAAACACTCGCCTGTGCCGAAAGTCCGCGGAGGCGCAGCACTTTTGTTGCTTCGCCATCATCTGCTTTTCTAGATTCCGTTTTTGGATGACGAGAATGGCTTCAGGGGTGAGACTGAGGGTAAACTGAATCTCcttcttcccttcctccctgcCATGGAGCTGTCTGGTGGAGTCCATGGAGCTGGAGCGCCTGACTCCTTCGGATGAGTCCTGAGGTTTGGGCACCGACAACCAGGAGCATTTCCCCTGGGTCTCCTGGCCGGCACTCGCCTTCTGAGATGGGCTTTTACTCTTCTCTTGCTGGGCTTTTCGCCCCAAGTTCCTTAAATTCGCCGATGTCCAAGAAATGGACTGCTTCTCTTTATCGGACCCCCCTTTCTCTCGGCCGGATTTGCTGGTGAGCTCAGTCTGAGGAGGCACTCcgttggttttctttttcccgAATAGTTCCCTGCCAGGAGAGGAGATCCGCTGGTGGAGGCTGATGGGCGGAAAAGGCATTTTAGCGGATGGAAGTGATCAGGATATAAAAACGTGCAAGTGTCCAAAGTGCAGATGAGGAAGCCCTGCGCAAAGCGACGAGCTGCGCTCTGCGGGCATTATCCAGAGAGGTGCAGAGAGGCTGTAGTGCACCTGTTGTCCACACTGACTGGAGTTCAACTGGTGCACAAGCGCTCACAGCCTGGACGCTTTATGATGGAGCCGGCAGGAAGGCGTGGTCAGGAGAAGCACCAAACAAAGCCACGAAAAAACTGTGGTGatgtcatttcatcatttccaaTAACTTCCTCAAGCGCTGAACCACATCCACCTCACATTCCCTTCGTCTTCTATCACAGCGCCTCTGCTGTCGTCCACTTCCTGGACCAAGTCACACACATATTGTCACATTGTTTAATAGATGATCACCCTGAAAATATTAATAATCTCTCGGAAACTGTGGTATAGACTGGATGGACCTATTTTGAAAGTGGCCACACAGGTGTGCTTTTCCTAAATCTGACTCATCTTTGGCCAATTACAAAGAATTCAAATGTAACTTTCAAGGGAaaaattcatttgaaatgaagCACAACAAACTCAGCATCTTAGTctacacacttttttttaaaacaaatatgtaCTTAAAATTTAAACACATGGTAAAGAAAGCACTTAAACACTTGTCTTTTAATAGGGTGAGTGACTTGATTAAACAGCCTGTAAACATATTTGGACcagaacaagctgaaaaacacacttaatgTACACCTGAAAGTCACATTAGTCCGAGCACAGTGGATATGGTTATAAAACTATGGTTTGGTCCTTGGTGCTTAAAGATAACCCAGTCTGTCCTTGACCCGATGAAACATGTCACTGTCACAACGCAGTGTGATTTTACCCTTTCAGTCAGTCAATATAGTCTCAAATGTCAATTAACTGATGTACGTACATGGCCCATTGTTGTTCTTTCAGCCATGTAGGCCTATGAAAGACATCTGGGGGGGATACACAAATAGTCTACAGTAttgatttctcttcctttctgctGTTATCTGCACTTTCAGCCAGACAGTTCCACAATTAATTCAATGTGATTTTGTTTCCTTCGGTGTAGAGTGTAAGAGGAAATCGATACTTGCTTGCAAATCTGTGGTTTATTTGATATTGCCTGTGAAATCAATTCGCCATCGAGTCATTCAACAGATTATTAGTCAGTTGCTCTGGTGATGAATTCTACAAGACATGGAATTTAAGTAAATGACCCTTTTAGAGATAATTTACATCATGGTGTATACATTACTTGCTTTATAACAggaaatgatgaatgtgttACATGAGGCCCAAGACATTCTGTGTTTAGATTTCTGTACACTAAAGCTGTTTCTGTAGCTGAATAATTTAATGAAATCCtgtaacaaaagcaaaaaaaaacaaacaaaaaaaccacaCTTGAGGCCAACAGTCCACTTACTCACCCATCCAATCACAAAACAGGCAATTAAATTACCCACGACAACACAGGCCAAgttatttactcattttcaGAGGATGAGCTGAATCGttaagctgaggaggaggacgcaCAGACTTGTTTAATTTCAGTGCTTGTTGTGGCGTGGgatcccctctcctctctgacataaCAATGGATTAGATGTAATGAAGAGGAAACAGTTGGGAGGACTGACAGATTGCTGGGTTCAGTGCTTCATCCTCAAACTTCTCCGTAATCCAAAAATGGCGGGCAAAGACAACTGATCACAAAAACAGCCACGCTCTCCTCATTCAACAGAATTATTTAGTCCTGAAGATTAATTGCTCAAGGATTTGCTGGGCCTCTGCCAAGTTAGTTGAACAAGTAGTACTGCGGGGAGATTTGGTCCATGCTAATCCACCACCACATTATACAAGCGTCTAATGAAACTATGTGGTGGCTGCAAAACAGGAAGTGCCGTTATTTAGTAGCATCAAGCAGAAAGAAAACCTGGAGGCATACTTGTTAAACGTTCAGCCAATCCTGCAGCTCATACATAGCAAACAGGGTGCACTGGGACTTTCTATACATGTCCATTGATGCCGCATTTAGATATAATAGcttaaaaacattatttcatttaatacAAAATCTTGGGAGAGATCCATGACTGGCTACCACTCCAAGGTCCtccacaaagaggaagaggaaaaaaaacacctcttcATCAGGATAATGTGAACATCTGCACCACAGATGGGGGGATGGCTGAGGTTAGGCATCTTACAGAGGAGGTTGTCATGACAACCGCATCCTCAAAGGCTATGCCATCATGCCAGAGCAATATAGGGACCCTGATGCAAGCTATGCTGGGTTATTAGGTCACGTCAAAACTACAATGCTCAGAAAGGCGTAATTAACTGGGTCATTGTTGCATCTGGCAGGAAATCAAATCTAACACAGAGAAGCTATTTTAATGTAATTTGATGAGCtgtgggggggcgggggggggcaGGTGTGTTCAAATGCACGTTGAGGACTAACAGACTAGACAggagatgctttttttttaatctctttagCTGGAAAAACCTCATAAGAGCTGTGGATATCATGTATCCCAGTGCATCATCAGTGAAGCAGTGCCTCAATTTCCTAAGGGGAAATAATCATAAATAAACATGGAAGCATATCTGAGAGCCTCTTTATACATCAGTGCCtcatacacagacagaaagcagacaggCGGTGTGTTTTAACAATGCTTGTATGTAAGAAGTCAGAACAACATTTAAAAATCCAGAAGAAAATGGAATCTCACGCAGTTTAAGGTGTAAATATGTAGGTTGGTCAATAATGTAAAGGCACTTGTGTTGTAAATAACAATGTATAGCAAAGTCAAAATCATTTCCCTGCATTTAAATGGTATAAAATCCTCTGAAAATATAAGAATATCTTTAAATATATTATGCATTAGAGGCACTCGTGTCTCTCACatcaaaagcaaaagaaaagtgTTATAGTCTGATTATAGTTAGAGACCTTCAGCTAAACTTAAAAAGCCAGGATTCACAGTATGAAAAAGCCATCGTAAAAATCTGGAGATAAAGtgtacaaacaacacagatgtatATTTTACATAGCCACTTTGCATTTTAGGACCAGTCTTCAAATGAAATTGTGGAGTAAGGAGTCCTAACTGAGACAGGTTGTGAAGCATTTCATCACAGCATCCctgtagagaaaaaaaaacaagaagtgaaAAGGTGTAAGCCCGCACCACCAACAGTGAGATAAAGGAAAGAAAGCATTGATTTAAAATCATCCAGGAAGAAAATAAAGGCAGTCAAGGCAAAACTCTGTCATGTGTACAAAATTAAAAGCGACTTAAAAAAAAGCACTTCCATCCTTTGTTACGATGATTTGGGTGGGGCTCgtcatgaataaatgagtgtGTTTTGGCGGGGAAGCACCACACGTTCAGAGTGATGGGGGCTCCCTTTCTCCAGGTGCCCTGTGTTGAGGGATGATGCAATACGAGCGATCACCATGGTTACCACAGATCGCTCCTTTTTCCCCTCACGCCGCTTCCTCTTGCTGTCGGTGTGTTGCTATGCAGACTTCGCCTGCAGCCACAGTCGAATTttggtggaggaggtgtgaaAGGCGTCAAGGTTAAAAGGAGAAGGGGGTATAATGAGCAGTctgagagggggaggggaggtcGGTGGGCAGACAGGAGACTTGCTCCTACAAACGCTGTGGTCGTCCCTCTGATGCATCAACAGAAAACGCTCCGAATCCTCACACTCTACCTCCCATACAGCCGGGGGCTTGTTTTTAATATTCACTTGAGGCTTGATGCTATTTTTGCTTCTCTAAAGCCCTCATGAAAAAATGATCAGTCTCAGACACTTCCCTCCATTTCTGATTAAATATTAGAGCAACAGTAGCCCCAAAGCACTGTGGGAAGTGCACATGCAGCAGGTTTTAGCACCCTGGTCTGCTGGCGTGAGAGGTTATAATAGGCAACAAGGTAAAATACATTAAAGGATCAAGTCCAGTGGCCATGTGGTGTTGTGGCTGGCCGGGTATCACGGTTTGTTTGACCACAGACAGGAATAGGAAGAGACTGCAGTCTAATGCGTTTTAATGTGTCACTCGGAGGAAGAGAGGTCTGTGATCAAAATATGCTGCCGCTCCGTGACAATAGAGGGCTAAATGATCAAATcgaaattaaatgaaaaatggattAAAGTAAGAGGGGACAATGATGTTTTgacaaaaaatatcaaatgacAAAAGGAGTCACAAGTAAATATGTAATCACCAGGACTTTAAGAGCCCAAAAACTAGCTGTCAGATTTGCATTTCTCTATAGGAATTTGTTTTTTGGAGGGGAGGCACGGGAAAAGGTCTTTGTCTCAGCTTTGCATTGTTGTCAGCATTTGGGTTGGGGGAGGGGAAAGTCAGGGTGGCTACGGGACGTCTCTCAGCTGTCAGGATGGATTATAGGGTCGCCCAAATACACAAGGCACTTACTGCGGGGGCTGTATGGGGGCTCTAGACCTCACCAAATGAGACATAACCCTGTTTACAGCTGGACTGACAAAACAACATCACACTTCATGCTCGGCTTAGGAAAGCATTGAGGTGATGCACCATATGGACCAATTTGAGAAGCGAACATTTGAGTTTTACCGGAGCAGTTTTCCTTCATTTAAAAGTCTGTACTGTGGGGTTGACTGTCGCCAAAAGACTCATTTAGAAGAAAAACACCCTGGAACCCATTTCTTGCCCACCTGGAGGATGAGAAACTCACAGAGCTAACTTATCATGGGCCATGTTTAAGATCCAGTGCATCACATTCTTCAGCACTCAGGGCCACTTGTTGTCATCCAGACAGCGTTTACAGCCCTTTACTAttcatttattctattttacttgcatttctttattttttcaatcTGTTTTCTGGCACGTCTGATTTCACCTGTTGACTCTTTTTGTTGATTTGTCTCATTGTCTTATTAAAAGCTTtagaatatatatttaaaatattccGTACTATGATTCAAGGCTATTAGGCGCTATATTAATATATGCATTACTGTATTTACAAAGAAGACAAAGCAAGTAACCTGTGAGAAAGACCATTATGTGACTATGAGATTTTTATCTTCGTCTTTTACGGAGCACAGTCTAGATCTCATCATAATTCTACACTGGGCTTGAACGCTAAAGAGCTTAACATAAGCTCATCACAAGCTACATCAGGGGAGAAATATTTTGGTAAATCTGGCTAAAGGAGCATTATTCCACaagaaatgatttcatttagaTATCATGGATAGGCTAACGCAAATAACGTCACGGGGGAAAGCACAGAGGAGTGTGAAACAACAAGCTGCCATTTGTTTGACACTGCACTAGTCGTGGGGGGGATTACAGCCATATGGTGGAGGCAAACAGTAGTTTggggtaaataaaaacatgttttcattgaaGGGTCACTCGTAGTATTCCCtatggtttgttgttttgtagTACAGTATCATTTGTAGACGGGCGCTATTGAGATATAAATAGtagctgaaaatgtatttaatttccTTTGACTGCACCTGGTTTCTCAGGTGTGCTCTGACAGATAGACAAAATTTAGTAAGCATGCAAATGAATAGAACAATAATTCAGATGCACAATTTAAGGTCAATGCAGACAAACTGTAAATCGTATAAGCATTGTGTCTTACCTGGCAAATGGAATGTAAGAGATGCTATacctgaaacagaaaaacaaacaaaacactcaggATGACGAGAGATCTTTACTAAAACTGAAGATACAGTGTGCTTTAATGAGCCCTGTCTGCACATATGGGTTTGTAATGATGTGATGccaaagagattaaaaaaaataaaaaacaccacAAGAAACACAGGTCGTGAAACACATTCAGTACTTACTAACAGCATAATAACGGCTTTCTGATGAGCAGCAcaccaaaatgtaaaatatgtgttcAGATGCTCCATCAAGGAGTAATCATTGGACTGAAGAGTGTCTGATGTCGCTCAGAAAGGGGATTAATCAAACATGACTGTGAATCTTTGCACGATTGACTCTGGACAGATTGGTAGCCAAACACCAAGTACAACCAAAACATGATACTTTGTGCTGGTAGTGATTACAGCTGAAGTttagcaaattaaaaaaaagtccctGATCAAACACctaatatatttaaaatatgtaaGGAATCTGCTACAGCAGCTGAATGATTAACTCCAGCCTGTGCAGGACCACATCTTAGTTGACCCCCAGTGAGCAGGAAACCCTTGTACTGTCCTCATTTTTCAAGGGAATGTCCTGAATGCCTTAACTAAAGACACACCCTAAGAGAGTAAGTTAAGTAAAAGCTATCAGAGCTGTTTTGCTATTAAACTTCCCACTGGCTGCTATACTCTACAGTGAGTCAGAGTCCATGTGCAGTGCTTCAGTATCATATGGTCACCTCACTGAAGTCAGCCCGAGGACTGGACTTTGCccacttttctgtgtgtgtgtgggtcagtgGCGAAGTCTTGTTACAGAACCACCTTCACACAGACGTCTGAGTGCCTGCGTGGGCATGCACTATGCCCCCCCAGTCTGTCGAGAATGAGCTCGCGATGCGTGACTCGTGGTTGCCACGGAGATGCCTCTGAGAACGCAGGCAGAGCGGAAGTGAATGTACTACATGTGGGTGCAAAAATGTAGTGAGGACACTGACGCAGCCCTGCTCAGCGGTGCACTGATACTGTCCGTTCCCTTCCTCCTGGGTTGATGGGGGTTTGCGTTTCCAAGCACTCTGACAGGCTTTTGTTACTGCTGTGCAAATATGTTCAAATTAATGAACATACAAGTGCTGACATGCCCATACACATCACTCACAGTTTTATTATTCACTGCTGTATTGGACCTCAACCCTGCTGACCTTATTATTATAGGGGCAATTACCACTGTCAGCTAGTCAGTTACCTGAAGGATTCAGAAAGACGTGTTTAAGACCGAATTTAAAATAACTAGGGCTGCGACACAGTCTAATGGTTTTACATTGAATCAATTCATTGTTACTActaaatatccatccattt
Proteins encoded in this region:
- the prr18 gene encoding proline-rich protein 18, which encodes MPFPPISLHQRISSPGRELFGKKKTNGVPPQTELTSKSGREKGGSDKEKQSISWTSANLRNLGRKAQQEKSKSPSQKASAGQETQGKCSWLSVPKPQDSSEGVRRSSSMDSTRQLHGREEGKKEIQFTLSLTPEAILVIQKRNLEKQMMAKQQKCCASADFRHRRVFPSKKAHGGSKGCAPVAKAESAEQDITAIVKISLLNDQYKYDDVEYEEEDGDVDETVVRKCKEWLKGVENAAALGKVDKLSALPHLKGC